The proteins below are encoded in one region of Silene latifolia isolate original U9 population chromosome 2, ASM4854445v1, whole genome shotgun sequence:
- the LOC141643865 gene encoding uncharacterized protein LOC141643865 isoform X7 — protein sequence MKLEVAASESEVIQKDDDFYPSDTIVEQAGNQRAQLKNPISSGRNSMDKEEEDISGDASEEVYISPETTAEKIKACLSETGIKLTAPFISSVDDTQNTHDDIRNDIPSAEKGDMDSTLPEEQRAEIMQTSLQECSSTNMGDNIANDSKVVEVEHENNEINAEVSQMSSMLLKPDIEKTAEYVSDEMDEQKFSEKILHPIEEKSVEQPFYEESCEAGDISAQLKAEDDSLMKMTEIQVENKHIALTADQEGKSPKDLNYEKERDNEGMSPKDAQQISEEIIESSNVSCADEEAEPTSEPQQSYQEILEPSQIIHEGANDSKENANDNSTEREVTKSTEEMLVDSSSTIEECSKPIESETYESKTIRSEDGAYVDQLAEHATIEATEKSSQVGLAAVTGPANIQENDEHQTSQTVVEENETVSEMIKQKQSFPESDLLHLQEKNVISTESISHDNANMTNTALEGDNDERVELKAEETGYSFEEQNVETATREPYSSDQISSADEISVPFSEKGDSAISTDSDNISSLNDHGNMESLDTEAKLDMMQEVENKREIVVETASNDITEEINEESYMLSENQVDNLTNKATDEPGLIVDSRQNIPLPAEDQINKLTDVREKAYESVGEKNAIEEENDSIRSPDKDPEKDSESNNEEIQNDSKPGQSCRNEPDIVKHLEIVNPEIEETKLEQGEQNQENSIHNDAIGPDEDAQSTFTNIGPTSLENHEVKIDEIMEETVSEIEQKNIENVELRSVRDVTSAEENIEDSTNSTAAENNVTYEDGINKGDDQSENQSLNVTCVQTGTEAEDTINKTDDSEKEVDLQYTEETQSTRDATVESFQSAITDEMEDDKNLENTKADPSQEHDEINNKNSNYDEESNEYKEQEPNEANEFHLEEESKTEEAKTQVYEEGSSSNKEGIRNVEVSQSQDECSKVYEDGINVIEVEETTDKQHQEQEESSAYGEHDGVLADQMKAMNAGMDSQNEIELNTSNSDGVHVQEDQTERESCKYDEMDESDSRKDKEIISQEFEQDKLVNAITSQESSPPIEPLEHNLGAAMEDPTVSQPSEIVDDESLSVEASQVVGLEAEQHIQTNEYPEQENDISADTQIIQGDSAEHITNSAIGYEDSTTFAEAGPGSADHLKIVDSKDDEHAENIQESESENQGLASKEVDTAIEANKDDNFDQLPKDLQHNNDAQNFENEGAQKDGQQVLLEAGSDVEEFQEMNANPMELSENTGAESDNIEVQNDGGDDEEGVRDDTAKTVPVTDPKIEGDLSTGIPSQSGKLDQEINADNPVTSRDEDTGESSEAMQIVDIREEVSADCHVSSTDPGTDIQQENENNTASLDCQQDQEDQRGHESFKNSKMDESQPEKDIELINQGFEQESISSEMPCQETSATIEALRQDIGTAIDDHTQNEPSEIANDKVHIVEVSKEADLETEQHNQTNEEPEHENEISAEESMDVENREFIPESAELREVNITKNETINSRTADLGSNTVEDLSGSENTNLEVSEKVINLDEDPKVNTEVMTQDKSVENRELVPESAELAEDNDTENEAISSRAMDLGRSTVEDLSGNEGTNSEISQKVTSLDEDPRVNTDAVPKDMSVENRELVPESAEQAEENNTENEIINRRAEDLGSNTIEDSGNENTNLEISQKEINTEDVHQDMDVEDQELIPESTKQREENNAENEAINSRAADLGSNTVEDLSGNENIYSEISQKVAKLDEDPRVNTEVMPQDVSVENRELIPESVELTEENNTENEAVNSRAEDLGLNTVEDRGNENTNLEISQTEMEISLNENPILNREVVLQVMNVESHEIIPELTELREENNTENEATKSRGEDLRSNTIEDLAGYENTNPEIPQNEINSDEDPTVNTEVVPRDIEVENHKLIPESTELREENNTNNEAINIRAEDDLSGNENTNSEMSQKVTNLNEDPKLSTEVMPQDMSVEDHGFISESTELREENNTENEAANSIAKALGSNTVEDLSGNKNTNSEISQKEINLDENPIVDTEVVLQDMSVENRALVPESAELKEENNTKNEAINSRAEDLGSNTVEDSGNENTNLEISQKEISLNENPTVNTDVVLQDMDVESHELIPESTELREENSTENEAIKCRAVGLGSNTVEDHSGNENTNSETSQKLTNLDEEKNTEVMPQVMDDENLEFIPESTDIRKENNTENEAINGRGEDLGSNTIEDLTGNENTNLEISQREIYSEEDPTVIKEIVPRDMDVENHELIPESTELREENNTENEAINSKAADLGSNTVEDLSGNENTNSEMSQKVTNLDEDPRVDTEVVPRDVDVGDHEIIPESTENTTENEAINSKADDLGSNTIEDSSGNENTNLEISQKEISLNEDPIVETEGVLQDMDVENHKFIPESTELIEENNTENEAIKSKAEESGPNTAGDLGGNENTNSEMSQINLDEDPIVKTMEKIQDDEEPENTEREITQEGSQHTLAEEHTIDQEKPIDTADTSQLENEEKTCMYDEEIQEVKETHEQCKFNEMNESVTFKNKEIESQGFEDDCTSKRKENEQTPMHSEASGQNVGAETPNQDNEECRIDAFEVINAQEVAEHDEHRNEALLDKINEQEVICPNASSSGNEMDTSAEQTTEPPLEISQTNNADQGPELGVYEQSIEGNEEEDKLDSNKPKFNMEMVVNPIEESQLKDDRENEINGQPTQTQSGNGISTAIEPSQYIQECEPNDAKQDGNVSNVTKSYIDGHSIDESTPDETVQTQGKQPVEPQENILEPSSPSEATSTTQGKEDCSVTLQDLNKEKEEDPIPEKATQRELQVSSGFELYGDLPYKPAVGDVSKTEEYLVPEAQGANDTLDNEKMEPRSCTSSCSHEINSDADQFQHNSQQTARISCADEPSIRSVSENYGHASEEVTENQEETKSPEQLIELNNEQTMEDIIDGSGRQAVKSEMTVEESKSGENYGPHGTSAYDSTEEKQVAAGSIEIVERSSEPVPFKESKRDEDETTEEKEETSADAESHEPEFYKIDNDADRYEKTLSSTECNTKSDECSITISKNSKEISEEPHILVTPTSLEGEAVGENFQQSTSEERTENEVTPMEPKMHASELLHQMNVPKPDNMDDEKGKQQESAKGLECCSTLESQQGNDRTLFTEMEVPENPSSRETDSSHFKAKLKVDEIQSEGIFPNESDVHMDCQEKEKISTAEIIASHICQEIETEEKLNQPSSEHQNQRPETSTLVTDANDDHHLKLEQPSFGEEVLHEESTENSFRSFDNPTKIVCAPEEREIEHPSLEVEPDRDLEQTQDLNEKLRTMDNSVRTDPNELPSEFQGVESSAEVESDKEDSTLERLNVKEVCHLNEKRETDESSQLNFKSQPIFGENLVNSCETSEEIGNDTQLQTVKNELMGEGSPSNFEVYEAVVTDAAREEEMHETVSSEDRALEQPSLPTTKSCDETKKPLIADEHSANTTFSVSQVSGINNPPPTETNATEEKVSEEQPMKKVSNHDSNTPQTMQIDKEEQLQENYDDLHQSSRLQELCGKDSVNMRIDEPVDTVDVLYNGMNVENFTKEGSVSSMNEVPSLEPVQSLTKSKEEIADEKYNETEEKPMLPSIIDEKKSGEWVVVSQTLQDDAKRAADEPKTEKEKEDTENDHGEEDSELIPMISEASRDIELKTQNKKSLHILSGMGSKMKNSISKVKKAMACASPQFSPDDVIIKLNKSKKS from the exons ATGAAATTAGAAGTTGCAGCATCAGAATCTGAAGTTATACAA AAAGACGATGATTTTTACCCAAGTGACACCATTGTGGAACAAGCTGGAAACCAACGTGCGCAACTGAAAAACCCAATATCCAGTGGACGGAACAGTA TGGataaagaggaagaagacatatcTGGAGATGCTTCTGAAGAGGTCTATATATCGCCAGAGACGACAGCTGAAAAGATTAAGGCTTGCCTTTCAGAAACAGGGATTAAATTAACCGCGCCATTCATTAGTTCTGTGGATGACACACAAAATACACATGATGACATCAGGAATGATATACCCTCAGCTGAAAAG GGAGACATGGACTCAACACTTCCAGAGGAACAACGAGCAGAGATTATGCAGACCTCCTTACAAGAGTGTTCGTCTACAAATATGGGTGACAACATTGCCAACGACTCAAAAGTTGTAGAAGTCGAGCATGAAAATAATGAAATTAATGCTGAAGTCAGTCAAATGTCAAGCATGCTGTTAAAACCTGACATTGAGAAAACTGCTGAATATGTGAGTGATgaaatggatgaacaaaaattCTCTGAGAAGATCCTACATCCCATAGAAGAAAAATCAGTAGAACAACCGTTTTATGAAGAAAGTTGTGAGGCTGGAGATATTAGTGCGCAACTGAAAGCCGAAGATGACAGTTTAATGAAAATGACAGAAATTCAGGTGGAAAATAAACACATAGCCTTAACAGCAGATCAAGAGGGTAAGTCACCAAAAGACTTAAATTATGAGAAAGAGCGGGATAATGAGGGTATGTCACCCAAAGATGCTCAACAAATTTCTGAAGAGATAATAGAGAGCAGCAACGTAAGTTGTGCAGATGAAGAAGCTGAGCCTACCAGTGAACCCCAGCAATCCTACCAAGAAATATTAGAGCCAAGTCAGATTATACACGAGGGG GCAAATGACTCAAAGGAGAATGCTAATGATAACTCTACTGAAAGAGAAGTCACGAAGTCTACAGAAGAGATGCTGGTTGATAGCAGTTCAACCATTGAAGAGTGCTCAAAACCGATCGAGTCAGAG ACATATGAATCCAAGACTATCAGATCGGAAGATGGTGCTTATGTTGACCAATTGGCTGAACATGCCACAATAGAAGCAACAGAGAAGAGTAGCCAAGTAGGTCTTGCTGCTGTAACAGGACCTGCGAATATACAAGAGAATGATGAGCATCAAACTTCTCAGACAGTGGTAGAAGAGAATGAAACTGTCTCGGAAATGATTAAACAAAAACAGAGTTTCCCAGAGTCTGATTTGCTGCATTTGCAAGAGAAAAATGTAATATCAACAGAATCTAtatcacacgataatgccaataTGACTAACACAGCTCTGGAAGGGGATAATGACGAGAGGGTTGAGTTAAAGGCTGAAGAAACTGGATACAGTTTTGAAGAACAAAACGTTGAAACTGCGACACGTGAACCATATTCCAGTGACCAAATATCTAGCGCAGATGAAATCTCAGTTCCATTCTCAGAAAAAGGAGATTCTGCTATTTCCACAGACAGTGACAATATATCCAGCTTGAATGACCACGGAAATATGGAATCCTTAGATACAGAAGCAAAGCTAGACATGATGCAAGAAGTTGAAAATAAAAGGGAGATTGTTGTGGAAACAGCTTCCAATGACATCACAGAAGAAATTAATGAGGAGTCATATATGCTGTCAGAGAATCAGGTTGACAATTTGACAAATAAGGCCACAGATGAACCCGGCCTTATAGTAGATAGCAGACAGAACATCCCACTCCCAGCGGAAGATCAGATCAACAAGTTAACTGATGTCAGGGAGAAGGCATATGAGTCAGTAGGAGAAAAGAACGCAATTGAAGAAGAAAATGACAGCATACGTTCTCCTGACAAAGACCCTGAAAAAGATTCTGAATCCAACAACGAAGAAATCCAAAATGATAGTAAACCAGGTCAGTCATGTAGAAATGAACCCGACATAGTGAAACATTTGGAGATAGTTAACCCAGAAATTGAAGAGACAAAGTTAGAACAGGGAGAACAAAATCAAGAGAATTCTATTCATAATGATGCAATAGGCCCAGACGAAGATGCTCAGTCAACATTTACAAATATAGGGCCGACCAGCCTTGAAAATCACGAAGTAAAGATTGATGAAATAATGGAAGAAACCGTTTCTGAAATAGAGCAAAAGAATATTGAGAATGTGGAACTCCGCAGTGTTAGGGACGTGACATCAGCAGAAGAG AATATCGAAGATAGCACAAATTCAACAGCTGCTGAAAATAATGTCACATATGAAGACGGTATAAACAAAGGCGATGATCAGAGTGAGAATCAGTCCTTGAATGTCACTTGTGTACAGACTGGAACAGAGGCTGAGGACACAATAAACAAAACGGATGATTCTGAAAAG GAAGTAGACTTACAGTATACGGAGGAAACGCAAAGCACCAGAGATGCTACTGTAGAAAGTTTTCAGAGTGCCATAACTGATGAAATGGAAGATGATAAG AACTTGGAGAATACCAAGGCAGATCCTTCTCAGGAACatgatgaaattaacaataagaacTCAAACTACGATGAAGAATCAAATGAATACAAAGAACAAGAACCCAATGAGGCAAATGAGTTTCATTTAGAAGAGGAAAGTAAAACTGAGGAGGCAAAAACTCAAGTATACGAAGAGGGAAGTTCTAGCAATAAGGAAGGAATTAGAAACGTTGAAGTTTCACAAAGCCAAGATGAATGCAGTAAGGTATATGAGGATGGCATAAATGTTATTGAAGTTGAAGAAACTACAGATAAACAACATCAAGAGCAAGAAGAAAGTAGTGCTTACGGTGAACATGACGGTGTTCTTGCAGACCAG atgaaagcaatgaatgCTGGCATGGACTCTCAGAATGAGATTGAACTGAACACAAGTAACTCAGATGGTGTGCATGTCCAGGAGGATCAAACAGAAAGAGAATCCTGCAAGTATGACGAGATGGATGAATCAGACTCTAGAAAAGATAAAGAGATCATAAGCCAGGAATTTGAACAGGACAAACTCGTCAACGCAATAACAAGTCAGGAATCATCCCCACCTATTGAACCATTAGAACATAACTTAGGAGCTGCAATGGAGGATCCAACAGTAAGCCAGCCTTCTGAAATTGTAGATGACGAATCCCTCAGCGTTGAAGCTAGCCAAGTAGTAGGACTTGAAGCAGAGCAACATATCCAGACAAATGAATATCCTGAGCAAGAAAATGATATCTCTGCAGATACG CAGATCATTCAAGGTGATTCTGCTGAACATATCACAAATTCTGCTATTGGCTATGAAGACAGCACAACATTTGCTGAGGCCGGACCTGGAAGTGCTGACCACCTCAAGATTGTGGACAGCAAAGATGATGAACATGCTGAAAATATTCAGGAATCAGAAAGTGAGAATCAAGGTTTGGCTTCGAAGGAAGTGGATACTGCGATAGAGGCAAACAAAGATGATAATTTTGACCAG TTGCCAAAGGATCTTCAGCATAACAATGATGCTCAAAATTTTGAAAACGAAGGAGCTCAGAAAGATGGCCAACAAGTGTTATTGGAAGCAGGATCAGATGTAGAG GAGTTTCAGGAAATGAATGCCAATCCTATGGAACTTAGTGAGAACACTGGAGCTGAATCAGACAATATTGAAGTCCAAAATGATGGAGGGGATGATGAAGAAGGTGTGCGTGATGATACTGCTAAGACAGTCCCAGTAACGGACCCAAAGATAGAAGGTGATTTATCCACAGGGATTCCCTCTCAAAGTGGAAAGCTAGATCAGGAGATTAATGCTGACAACCCTGTCACAAGCCGAGATGAAGACACTGGGGAGTCAAGTGAAGCGATGCAAATAGTTGACATCCGTGAGGAAGTATCAGCTGATTGTCATGTCTCGTCTACGGATCCTGGCACGGATATTCAGCAAGAGAATGAAAATAACACAGCTAGCTTGGATTGTCAGCAAGATCAGGAGGATCAAAGAGGACATGAATCTTTCAAGAACAGTAAAATGGATGAGTCACAGCCAGAGAAAGATATAGAGCTCATTAACCAGGGATTTGAACAGGAAAGTATCAGCAGTGAAATGCCATGCCAAGAAACTTCCGCAACCATTGAAGCATTAAGACAAGACATAGGAACCGCAATAGATGATCATACACAAAACGAGCCTTCTGAGATTGCAAATGACAAGGTTCACATTGTTGAAGTTAGCAAAGAAGCAGACTTGGAAACAGAGCAACATAATCAAACAAATGAAGAACCTGAACATGAAAATGAAATTTCTGCAGAAGAG AGCATGGACGTTGAGAACCGTGAATTTATCCCAGAATCAGCAGAACTAAGAGAAGTGAATATCACCAAGAATGAGACAATTAATAGCAGAACAGCGGATCTAGGTTCAAACACTGTTGAAGACCTTAGTGGAAGCGAAAATACAAACTTGGAAGTTTCAGAAAAGGTGATAAACTTGGATGAGGATCCCAAAGTTAACACAGAAGTCATGACTCAG GACAAGAGCGTTGAGAACCGTGAATTAGTCCCAGAATCAGCAGAGCTAGCAGAAGATAATGACACCGAGAATGAGGCAATTAGTAGCAGAGCAATGGATCTAGGTCGAAGCACTGTTGAAGACCTTAGTGGAAATGAAGGTACAAACTCGGAAATTTCACAAAAGGTGACAAGCTTGGACGAGGATCCCAGAGTTAACACAGATGCCGTGCCTAAG GACATGAGCGTTGAGAACCGTGAATTAGTCCCAGAATCAGCAGAACAAGCAGAGGAGAATAACACCGAGAATGAGATAATAAATAGAAGAGCAGAAGATCTAGGTTCAAACACTATTGAAGACAGTGGAAACGAAAACACAAACTTGGAAATTTCACAAAAGGAGATTAACACAGAAGATGTACATCAG GACATGGACGTTGAGGACCAAGAATTAATCCCAGAATCAACAAAACAAAGAGAAGAGAATAACGCCGAGAATGAGGCAATAAATAGCAGAGCAGCGGATCTAGGTTCAAACACTGTCGAAGACCTTAGTGGAAACGAAAACATATACTCCGAAATTTCACAAAAGGTTGCAAAATTGGACGAGGATCCCAGAGTAAACACAGAAGTCATGCCTCAG GACGTGAGCGTTGAGAACCGTGAATTAATCCCAGAATCAGTAGAATTAACAGAAGAGAATAACACCGAGAATGAAGCAGTTAATAGCAGAGCAGAAGATCTAGGTCTGAACACGGTTGAAGATAGAGGAAACGAAAACACAAACCTTGAAATATCACAGACGGAGATGGAGATAAGCTTGAACGAGAATCCAATATTAAACAGAGAAGTTGTACTTCAG GTCATGAACGTTGAGAGTCACGAAATAATCCCAGAATTAACAGAACTCAGAGAAGAGAATAACACTGAGAATGAGGCAACCAAGAGCAGAGGAGAGGATCTACGTTCAAACACTATTGAAGACCTTGCTGGATACGAAAATACAAACCCAGAAATTCCACAAAATGAGATAAACTCGGATGAGGATCCCACAGTTAACACAGAAGTTGTGCCTCGG GACATTGAAGTTGAGAACCACAAATTAATCCCAGAATCAACAGAACTAAGAGAGGAGAATAACACCAACAACGAGGCAATTAATATCAGAGCAGAAGATGACCTGAGTGGAAACGAAAATACAAACTCAGAGATGTCCCAGAAAGTGACAAACTTGAACGAGGATCCCAAACTTAGCACAGAAGTCATGCCTCAG GACATGAGCGTTGAGGACCACGGCTTTATCTCAGAATCAACAGAACTAAGAGAAGAGAATAACACCGAGAATGAAGCAGCTAATAGCATAGCAAAGGCTCTAGGTTCAAACACTGTTGAAGACCTTAGTGgaaacaaaaatacaaattcgGAAATTTCACAAAAGGAGATAAACTTGGACGAGAATCCCATAGTTGACACAGAAGTTGTGCTTCAG GACATGAGCGTTGAGAACCGTGCATTAGTCCCAGAATCAGCAGAACTAAAAGAAGAGAATAATACCAAGAATGAGGCAATAAATAGCAGAGCAGAGGATCTAGGTTCAAACACTGTGGAAGATAGTGGAAATGAAAATACAAACTTGGAAATTTCACAAAAGGAAATAAGTTTGAATGAAAATCCAACAGTCAACACAGACGTGGTACTTCAG GACATGGACGTGGAGAGCCACGAATTAATCCCAGAATCAACAGAACTAAGAGAAGAGAATAGCACTGAGAATGAGGCAATTAAGTGTAGGGCAGTGGGTCTAGGTTCAAACACTGTTGAAGACCATAGTGGAAACGAAAACACAAACTCGGAAACTTCACAAAAGTTGACAAACTTGGACGAAGAGAAAAACACAGAAGTCATGCCTCAG GTCATGGATGATGAGAACCTCGAATTTATCCCAGAATCAACAGATATAAGAAAAGAGAATAACACCGAGAATGAGGCAATTAATGGCAGAGGAGAGGATCTAGGTTCAAACACTATTGAAGACCTTACTGGAAACGAAAACACAAACTTGGAAATTTCACAAAGGGAGATATACTCAGAAGAGGATCCCACAGTAATCAAAGAAATTGTGCCTCGG GACATGGACGTTGAGAACCACGAATTAATCCCAGAATCAACAGAACTAAGAGAGGAGAATAACACCGAGAATGAGGCAATTAATAGCAAAGCAGCGGATCTAGGTTCAAACACTGTTGAAGACCTTAGTGGAAATGAAAATACAAACTCGGAAATGTCCCAAAAGGTGACAAACTTGGACGAGGATCCCAGAGTTGACACAGAAGTCGTGCCTCGG GACGTGGATGTTGGGGACCACGAAATTATCCCAGAATCAACAGAGAATACCACCGAGAATGAGGCAATTAATAGCAAAGCAGATGATCTAGGCTCAAACACTATAGAAGATTCTAGTGGAAACGAAAACACAAACTTGGAAATTTCACAAAAGGAGATAAGTTTGAACGAGGATCCCATAGTTGAGACAGAAGGTGTGCTTCAG GACATGGACGTTGAGAACCACAAATTTATCCCAGAATCAACAGAACTAATAGAAGAGAATAACACCGAGAATGAGGCAATTAAGAGCAAAGCAGAGGAATCAGGTCCAAACACTGCTGGAGACCTTGGTGGAAATGAAAACACAAACTCAGAAATGTCACAAATAAACTTGGATGAGGATCCCATAGTTAAG ACCATGGAGAAAATTCAGGACGATGAGGAACCCGAAAACACTGAACGAGAAATTACACAGGAAGGTTCTCAGCACACTCTTGCAGAAGAGCATACAATTGACCAG GAAAAACCAATTGACACAGCTGATACTTCCCAGCTAGAGAATGAAGAAAAGACTTGCATGTACGATGAAGAAATTCAAGAGGTTAAAGAAACACATGAACAATGCAAATTCAATGAAATGAATGAATCAGTCACtttcaaaaataaggaaattgaaaGTCAAGGATTTGAAGATGATTGCACTAGCAAACGAAAAGAAAACGAGCAAACTCCTATGCATTCTGAAGCATCTGGACAAAATGTAGGAGCTGAAACGCCTAATCAGGATAATGAAGAGTGTAGAATAGATGCTTTCGAGGTAATTAACGCACAAGAAGTGGCAGAGCATGATGAGCATAGAAACGAGGCTTTATTAGACAAAATCAATGAACAGGAG GTCATATGTCCCAATGCTTCAAGTTCAGGAAATGAAATGGACACAAGTGCAGAACAGACGACAGAACCACCACTAGAAATAAGTCAGACAAACAATGCTGACCAAGGCCCCGAACTAGGTGTTTATGAACAAAGCATCGAAGGAAATGAGGAGGAGGATAAACTAGACTCCAACAAACCTAAGTTCAACATGGAAATGGTTGTCAATCCAATTGAAGAAAGTCAACTCAAAGATGACAGAGAGAACGAAATAAACGGACAACCTACACAAACTCAATCTGGAAATGGGATTTCAACAGCTATTGAACCAAGCCAATATATACAAGAGTGTGAACCAAATGATGCCAAACAAGACGGAAATGTTTCAAATGTGACAAAGTCCTATATAGATGGCCACAGTATTGATGAAAGTACCCCAGATGAGACTGTGCAAACACAAGGAAAGCAACCAGTTGAACCACAAGAGAACATTTTAGAACCATCATCTCCTTCCGAAGCTACAAGCACAACTCAAGGTAAAGAAGACTGCTCGGTGACTTTGCAAGATCTGAATAAAGAGAAGGAAGAGGATCCCATACCAGAAAAGGCAACACAAAGAGAGCTACAAGTATCCTCTGGTTTTGAGCTATATGGGGACTTGCCTTATAAACCAGCAGTTGGAGATGTGAGTAAAACAGAAGAATATTTAGTTCCAGAAGCTCAAGGTGCTAACGATACCCTAGACAATGAAAAGATGGAACCTCGTAGCTGTACAAGTAGTTGCTCACACGAGATCAACAGTGATGCCGATCAGTTTCAGCATAATTCCCAGCAGACCGCTAGAATTTCTTGTGCAGATGAGCCATCCATCAGATCAGTTTCAGAAAATTATGGACATGCCTCCGAGGAAGTCACCGAGAATCAAGAAGAAACAAAAAGTCCAGAGCAATTAATAGAGTTGAATAATGAACAGACTATGGAAGATATCATTGACGGAAGCGGTCGCCAGGCAGTGAAGAGTGAGATGACTGTAGAAGAAAGTAAGAGCGGGGAGAATTATGGACCACACGGTACATCAGCATATGACTCAACTGAAGAG AAACAGGTAGCTGCTGGCTCTATAGAGATAGTCGAAAGATCCTCAGAACCAGTACCCTTCAAAGAAAGCAAAAGGGATGAAGATGAGACTACGGAAGAGAAAGAAGAAACAAGTGCAGATGCTGAGAGTCATGAACCTGAATTCTACAAAATTGACAATGATGCCGACAGATATGAAAAGACATTAAGCAGCACAGAATGCAACACCAAATCAGATGAGTGTTCCATCACCATCAGTAAGAATTCAAAAGAG ATCTCTGAAGAACCACACATCCTTGTCACACCCACAAGTTTGGAAGGAGAAGCTGTTGGGGAAAATTTCCAACAAAGTACATCGGAAGAAAGAACAGAAAATGAG GTAACGCCTATGGAACCCAAGATGCATGCTTCTGAGCTATTACATCAGATGAATGTTCCTAAGCCAGATAATATGGACGACGAAAAGGGAAAACAGCAAGAATCAGCAAAGGGCCTGGAGTGTTGCTCAACTCTGGAGTCTCAACAAGGGAATGACAGAACATTGTTCACTGAAATGGAGGTACCAGAAAATCCGAGTTCAAGAGAAACAGATTCAAGTCACTTCAAAGCAAAGTTGAAGGTAGACGAAATACAAAGTGAAGGCATATTTCCAAATGAAAGTGATGTGCACATGGATTGCCAAGAAAAAGAGAAAATTAGCACCGCTGAAATAATAGCGAGCCATATATGCCAGGAAATTGAAACAGAGGAGAAACTAAATCAACCATCATCTGAGCATCAGAATCAGAGACCTGAAACTAGTACGTTAGTTACAGATGCAAATGACGACCATCACCTGAAACTAGAACAACCATCATTTGGAGAGGAAGTGCTGCATGAAGAGAGTACAGAAAACAGTTTCAGGTCTTTTGATAATCCAACCAAAATTGTATGCGCTCCAGAAGAAAGGGAAATTGAACACCCAAGTTTGGAAGTTGAGCCAGATAGAGACTTGGAGCAAACACAAGATTTGAACGAAAAACTTAGAACAATGGATAACTCAGTAAGGACAGACCCTAATGAACTGCCATCAGAGTTTCAAGGTGTTGAATCTAGTGCAGAAGTAGAGAGTGATAAAGAGGACTCTACACTAGAAAGACTGAATGTTAAGGAAGTCTGCCATTTGAATGAAAAAAGAGAGACTGACGAATCCTCTCAACTTAACTTTAAATCACAACCAATTTTTGGAGAAAACCTAGTAAACTCATGCGAGACATCAGAAGAAATCGGTAATGATACACAGCTCCAAACAGTAAAAAATGAGCTCATGGGTGAAGGCAGTCCTTCGAACTTTGAAGTATATGAAGCTGTAGTGACTGATGCTGCAAGAGAAGAGGAGATGCACGAA ACGGTTTCCAGTGAAGACCGTGCATTGGAGCAACCTTCCCTGCCCACAACAAAGTCATGTGATGAAACAAAGAAACCTCTGATAGCAGATGAACATTCAGCAAATACCACATTCAGTGTTTCACAAGTTTCTGGCATAAATAACCCACCACCTACTGAAACAAATGCAACAGAAGAGAAG GTCTCAGAAGAGCAACCGATGAAAAAAGTGAGCAATCATGACAGCAATACTCCACAGACAATGCAGATTGATAAAGAAGAGCAGCTCCAAGAAAATTATGATGACTTACACCAGTCATCTCGTCTCCAAGAATTGTGCGGAAAAGACTCGGTAAATATGAGGATTGACGAGCCTGTTGATACCGTAGATGTCCTTTACAATGGAATGAATGTAGAGAACTTCACTAAAGAAGGATCCGTATCAAGTATGAATGAAGTTCCCTCGCTTGAACCAGTGCAATCACTCACTAAGAGTAAAGAAGAAATAGCAGATGAAAAATACAATGAAACGGAGGAAAAGCCAATGCTTCCGTCAATCATTGACGAGAAGAAATCAGGAGAGTGGGTTGTTGTTTCACAAACTCTGCAAGACGACGCAAAAAGGGCAGCAGATGAACCAAAAACTGAGAAGGAGAAAGAAGACACGGAGAATGACCATGGCGAGGAAGATTCAGAGCTGATACCAATGATCTCAGAAGCTTCAAGAGATATCGAACTTAAGACACAGAATAAAAAATCACTGCACATACTGTCAGGTATGGGTTCAAAGATGAAAAATTCAATTTCAAAGGTGAAAAAGGCCATGGCTTGCGCATCTCCTCAGTTTTCACCAGACGACGTAATCATCAAGTTAAATAAAAGTAAGAAAAGTTAA